One region of Eupeodes corollae chromosome 1, idEupCoro1.1, whole genome shotgun sequence genomic DNA includes:
- the LOC129939595 gene encoding serine protease snake-like, translating into MIISPKMVLTAAHCVYKDGKIPDVVFIGGESLKAQNNDYRDVFLKFSVVNVSIYPEYDPTQGYDDIAILELDNPTWFSSVCLWKSPNLPIDDVTAIGYGLTEFAGMGSQELLKVNLTVFSPEYCAPFFKRQRKFKMGLSDAHICAGDKEGIKDTCQGDSGGPLIVKHENKTFAVGITSSGQACSGLPPAIYTRIYPYIEWISEVLNERGEILKTCD; encoded by the exons ATGATTATAAgtccaaaaatggttttaaccgCTGCTCATTGTGTTTACAAAGATGG CAAAATTCCTGATGTAGTTTTTATAGGCGGAGAATCTCTTAAGGCGCAAAACAATGATTATAgggatgtatttttaaaattttctgtaGTCAATGTGTCAATTTATCCTGAATATGATCCCACACAAGGATACGATGACATTGCAATACTCGAACTAGACAATCCAACATG GTTTTCTTCAGTTTGTTTATGGAAAAGTCCAAATTTACCAATCGATGACGTCACAGCCATAGGATATGGTTTGACAGAATttg CTGGAATGGGTTCTCAAGAATTATTGAAagtcaatttgacagttttttcaccaGAATATTGTGCACCATTTTTCAAACGTCAACGGAAATTCAAAATGGGTCTTTCGGATGCTCATATCTGTGCTGGGGATAAGGAAGGCATTAAAGACACCTGTCAG GGTGATTCTGGTGGACCGCTTATTGTAAAACATGAAAATAAGACATTTGCTGTTGGAATAACGTCTTCAGGCCAAGCCTGCTCTGGATTACCACCAGCGATCTATACAAGAATCTACCCCTACATAGAATGGATAAGTGAAGTGTTAAACGAACGAGGAGAGATTTTAAAGACATGTGACTGA